The Thermodesulfobium sp. 4217-1 genome contains a region encoding:
- a CDS encoding GGDEF domain-containing protein: KKVSEEIKSSLREDDLFIRWGGDEFLIIVLNVSEDNLLSIVQKIGDKVSSIDFGIDEEVTISIGAGIFNSDITLDDLISRVDRALFNSKNNGKNTFSWYK, from the coding sequence TAAAGAAGGTTTCAGAGGAGATAAAGTCTTCACTTAGAGAAGACGATCTATTTATAAGGTGGGGCGGAGACGAATTCTTGATTATTGTGTTAAATGTTTCTGAAGATAATCTTTTAAGTATTGTTCAGAAAATTGGAGACAAGGTATCGTCAATTGATTTTGGAATTGATGAAGAGGTAACAATTTCAATTGGTGCAGGCATATTCAATTCAGATATTACTCTGGATGACTTGATCAGCAGGGTTGACAGGGCTCTTTTTAATTCAAAAAATAATGGAAAAAATA